The sequence ATCAATTGTTAGTCCCTGCTGGTGAAAAGCCGCAATCAATGATTGCAATTTCCATTGCTGATAATTTTCTGGCTTTAGATGCTGTAGGGCGCAGCCGCCGCATTCTTCAAAATGCTTGCAAACTGCTTGAATATAATCTTGGCCATTTTGTACCCGAGTCAGCAATTTGGCTGAGATAAGATTCGGCTCTTCTGCAATAATTTCAACCCGAACCCGGTCACCCGCCGCCGTGAAGGGAACCAGCACCTCTTTACCCTGCCAAGAGGCAATGCCTAACCCTTGTTGATTGAGGCTTTGAATGATTAATTCGACGGTATGTGAAACCTTGTCTGTCATTTTTCTAATGCTGTTTCCTGGGTTATCAGCTGTTCGCCCTTGATACCCGGCTGCTTGGTGGCGGCAATCAGAAATTCGCGGTTGCCATCCGTACCCGTGATGGGGCTATCTGTTATGCCCATGACCTGCCAACCCGGCTGCTGTTGCAACCAATTTTCGATATCTTGACATACAGCTTGATGCAGCAAGGGATCACGGACAATCCCCCCCTTGCCCACCTGTTGCCTGCCCACCTCAAATTGCGGCTTAATCAACGCGATCACCCAACTATCCTCGGCGGCCAGTTGAAGGGCTGCGGGTAATATAAGCTTTAGACTAATAAAGCTGGCATCACACGTAATCGCCTGCAAAGGCTCAGAAATTTGTTGATCAGTTAAATAACGGGCGTTGGTTTGATCTAATATTTTTACCCGGGAATCTTGGGCAATTTTCCAAGCCAATTGCCCCCGCCCCACATCCACCGCATAAATCTTGGCTGCCCCCTGCTGCAATAAAACATCGCAAAAACCACCGGTTGAAGCGCCGATATCCAAACATATCTTCGTTTGCGCCGATAACTGAAAATAATCCAAGGCATGTGCCAACTTAACCCCTGCCCGGGACACCCAGGGATAGGGCTTGCGTTCCACTTCTAATATATTTTCTTCCGAAAATTGTTGGCCAGGTTTTTCAACCAAGCGCCCTTTGTTCCGCACCACCCCCGCCATAATAAAAGCCGCCGCTTGGGTGCGGTTGTCAGCCAGTTTTTGCTGGACCATCAATTGATCGGCGCGCCATTTTTTTGTCATCATGACATCCATTTTATAGCTAAAACCGACCCCTATAACCATCGGTTTTATAGTAAAAACGAACGGTGAGCAAAATGGCAGCCGTGGCAATACCAGCAGCTAACCCCCACCATATGCCAGCCGCCCCTATCCCCCAGCTAAAGCACAATATCCAACCCAACGGATAGCCGATGATCCAATAGCCGGTTGTGCCTGCCCAAAAAGCTGCCATGGTATCTTTCAAGCCACGAAGTGCCCCCCCGGCAATGGCCTGGGTTGAATCAAACACTTGAAAAAATGCACAAATAAACAGAAATTGACTGGCCATTTCGATAACCGCGAAGGCATTTTCCTGATCTGGCTGTAAATAAATATGGATGATGTTTAAGGGGAACAGCACCGTAATACTGGCCATCACCACCATATAAAGAAAGCCCGTAGATAAAGAAACCGTGCCTGCCATCCGCGCCTGCCTTATATTTTTTTGTCCCATAAAATACGCGACCCGGATGGAACTGGTGTACAGCAACCCAATCGGCACAATAAACGCAACGGTCATATAACTGATAACAATATTAGCAGCTGCCAGTTCAACCGCACCAATCGCCCCCATGGTTAAGCTAACGGCCAGGAAAAGGCTGTTTTCAGCAACATTGATAGCAGCCACTGGCCAGCCAGAGCGCAAGATTTCTTTGCATTCCTGAAAGTCAGGCGATGCCCATTTTTTAAAAATACGGTACGTTTTAAGGATTGGGTCTTTGGTAATCTGCACCGCTAAAGCCAGTAACATCAGCCAACAAATAATACTGGTTGCAAGCCCTGCCCCAGCCACCCCCATGGCAGGAAACCCCC is a genomic window of Rhodospirillaceae bacterium containing:
- a CDS encoding TlyA family RNA methyltransferase produces the protein MTKKWRADQLMVQQKLADNRTQAAAFIMAGVVRNKGRLVEKPGQQFSEENILEVERKPYPWVSRAGVKLAHALDYFQLSAQTKICLDIGASTGGFCDVLLQQGAAKIYAVDVGRGQLAWKIAQDSRVKILDQTNARYLTDQQISEPLQAITCDASFISLKLILPAALQLAAEDSWVIALIKPQFEVGRQQVGKGGIVRDPLLHQAVCQDIENWLQQQPGWQVMGITDSPITGTDGNREFLIAATKQPGIKGEQLITQETALEK
- a CDS encoding MATE family efflux transporter: MQPSFLVRWGREFSAQWPIAGPVILTIFASIGMLTTDVLMVAPLGVIPLGAIGLATGALYTFLLASTGLLTMATVRASYAHGQNNPVGVTHSVRQGLGLGFFMAIPITLLCLNLGYILLWLDQEAAVVKEVDHYMGTAVWCILPQILFSALRGFVSTLARGQLIAAIMVLGLLLNFFLDYIFIYGHWGFPAMGVAGAGLATSIICWLMLLALAVQITKDPILKTYRIFKKWASPDFQECKEILRSGWPVAAINVAENSLFLAVSLTMGAIGAVELAAANIVISYMTVAFIVPIGLLYTSSIRVAYFMGQKNIRQARMAGTVSLSTGFLYMVVMASITVLFPLNIIHIYLQPDQENAFAVIEMASQFLFICAFFQVFDSTQAIAGGALRGLKDTMAAFWAGTTGYWIIGYPLGWILCFSWGIGAAGIWWGLAAGIATAAILLTVRFYYKTDGYRGRF